A DNA window from Niabella yanshanensis contains the following coding sequences:
- the aroB gene encoding 3-dehydroquinate synthase: MAQTIKFSNASTDFYFDSSLKELGKIVDKRSAIVITDENIFKAHESKFKGFTTIVIPPGEDQKNQSLVDGIIGQLIDKKVDRKSVLIGVGGGVITDITGYTASIYMRGIQFGFVPTTILGLVDASIGGKNGIDVGLYKNMVGIIRQPSFLLHDLSLLQSLPEKEWQNGFAEIIKHACIKDAAMFKQLEQHRLADYMKDKKLLAELIQRNALIKTKVVQKDEFEKGDRRLLNYGHTIGHAIETQYGLMHGEAVAIGMVYAGQISEQLLGFDSKERVKALIEKYQLPTSISFDAKKVFEVLAMDKKRVQKEMNFVLLNKIGKAVVHPIPLQRLEKIINKL; this comes from the coding sequence TTGGCTCAGACCATTAAGTTTTCCAACGCTTCTACCGATTTTTATTTTGACAGTTCTTTAAAGGAGCTTGGAAAAATAGTTGATAAACGAAGCGCGATCGTCATTACTGACGAAAATATCTTCAAAGCTCATGAATCAAAATTCAAAGGCTTTACAACCATCGTTATTCCTCCGGGAGAAGACCAGAAAAACCAATCTCTGGTTGATGGTATCATTGGACAGCTGATCGATAAAAAAGTAGACCGTAAATCAGTGCTGATCGGTGTAGGTGGAGGCGTGATTACGGACATTACAGGTTATACAGCATCGATATACATGCGTGGGATACAATTTGGTTTTGTTCCTACAACTATCCTGGGTTTGGTAGATGCATCCATTGGAGGTAAGAACGGCATTGACGTAGGTTTATATAAAAATATGGTCGGTATTATCCGCCAGCCCTCCTTCCTGTTGCATGATCTGTCTTTATTGCAGTCGTTGCCTGAAAAGGAGTGGCAGAACGGGTTTGCTGAAATTATTAAACATGCCTGTATTAAAGATGCCGCTATGTTTAAGCAGTTGGAGCAACATCGCCTGGCCGATTATATGAAGGATAAAAAATTGCTGGCTGAACTCATTCAGCGCAATGCCCTGATCAAAACCAAAGTGGTGCAGAAAGATGAATTTGAAAAAGGCGACAGGCGCTTATTGAACTATGGTCATACCATTGGCCATGCCATTGAAACACAGTATGGTTTGATGCATGGGGAAGCGGTTGCTATAGGTATGGTATACGCGGGACAGATCTCAGAGCAATTACTGGGCTTTGATAGTAAAGAGCGAGTGAAGGCTTTGATCGAAAAATACCAGTTGCCTACCTCAATTTCTTTTGACGCCAAAAAAGTATTTGAAGTTTTAGCGATGGACAAAAAACGAGTTCAGAAGGAAATGAATTTCGTGCTGCTGAATAAAATTGGAAAGGCTGTGGTACACCCTATTCCATTACAACGTTTAGAGAAAATAATTAATAAATTATAA
- a CDS encoding chorismate mutase encodes MSTQQVSSKEKIQELWAKRPIIVSGPCSAETEEQVLETAQQLAATGKVDMLRAGIWKPRTKPGMFEGIGAKGLPWLQKAKQITGLPTAIEVATAKQVQDALTFDVDVLWIGARTTVNPFSVQEVADALRGVDVPVLVKNPINPDLELWAGGVERIARAGIKNLGLIHRGFSSYGNTQYRNAPMWHLAIEMKLKYPELPIFNDPSHICGKRDNLLEVSQKAIDLDYDGLMIESHIDPDNAWSDAKQQVTPARLKEMMEAIIWRKEDVDNQDYHQALEKLRQQINHLDDEMLQILAQRMKIADQIGQYKKDNNITILQPGRWQEIIEKTAARGEKLGLSRDFLNKYLDAVHLESINHQKQVLDA; translated from the coding sequence ATGAGCACTCAGCAGGTTTCATCAAAAGAAAAAATCCAGGAACTATGGGCTAAAAGACCGATCATCGTAAGCGGTCCTTGCAGCGCCGAAACAGAAGAGCAGGTGTTGGAAACAGCACAGCAATTAGCAGCAACCGGTAAAGTAGATATGTTACGCGCTGGTATCTGGAAGCCACGTACCAAACCCGGTATGTTCGAAGGTATAGGAGCCAAAGGTTTACCCTGGTTACAAAAAGCCAAACAGATTACGGGGTTACCTACTGCTATTGAAGTGGCGACTGCCAAACAGGTACAGGATGCTTTAACTTTTGATGTTGACGTGCTTTGGATAGGTGCCCGTACTACGGTGAACCCTTTCAGTGTTCAGGAAGTAGCAGATGCCTTACGTGGTGTAGATGTACCGGTATTGGTGAAAAACCCGATCAACCCTGATCTGGAATTGTGGGCTGGTGGTGTAGAAAGGATTGCCCGTGCCGGTATTAAAAACCTGGGTTTAATTCACCGTGGTTTTTCTTCTTATGGTAATACCCAATACCGTAACGCACCCATGTGGCACCTGGCTATTGAAATGAAATTAAAATACCCTGAACTGCCGATCTTTAACGACCCGTCTCATATCTGTGGTAAGCGCGATAACCTGTTAGAGGTTTCTCAAAAAGCTATTGACCTGGATTATGATGGTTTGATGATCGAAAGCCATATCGATCCGGATAATGCATGGAGCGATGCAAAACAGCAGGTAACCCCCGCTCGTTTGAAAGAAATGATGGAAGCGATCATCTGGAGAAAAGAAGATGTGGACAACCAGGACTACCACCAGGCTTTGGAAAAATTACGTCAGCAAATCAACCACCTGGACGATGAAATGTTGCAAATACTGGCACAACGTATGAAAATTGCTGATCAGATCGGTCAATATAAAAAGGATAATAACATCACTATTTTACAGCCGGGCCGTTGGCAGGAAATTATTGAAAAGACAGCCGCCCGTGGTGAAAAACTGGGATTAAGCCGCGACTTTTTGAATAAGTACTTAGATGCGGTTCACCTGGAAAGTATCAACCACCAGAAACAGGTGTTAGACGCCTAA
- a CDS encoding prephenate dehydrogenase produces MNNRKKIAIVGVGLIGGSMALQLHEKKLSSRLIGVEASAQHAEQALEYELVDEVLPLDEAIIAADVIVLAVPVNVQVNLLPQILDKVTDQIVMDMGSTKSDLIAAVQNHPRRGRYVASHPMWGTEYSGPAAAVRGAFEGKAVIICNRSESDADAVEWVEKMYQKIGMRVTDMDARAHDLHVAYVSHISHITSFALANTVLEKEKVESAIFQIASAGFESTVRLAKSNPAMWVPIFLQNKENILDVLSEHIDQLTKFKDYIANSDQENLQSLIADANKIKRIIK; encoded by the coding sequence ATGAACAACCGGAAAAAAATAGCAATTGTAGGAGTGGGGCTTATTGGCGGATCAATGGCTTTGCAGTTGCACGAGAAAAAGCTTTCCTCGCGGTTAATTGGTGTGGAAGCCAGTGCGCAACATGCAGAGCAGGCTCTTGAATATGAACTGGTGGATGAGGTATTGCCGCTAGACGAAGCGATTATAGCTGCCGACGTCATTGTATTGGCAGTTCCTGTAAACGTGCAGGTAAACCTGCTGCCACAGATCCTGGATAAGGTGACTGACCAGATTGTAATGGACATGGGGTCTACCAAATCTGACCTGATTGCTGCCGTCCAAAATCATCCCAGGCGCGGACGCTATGTAGCTTCGCATCCCATGTGGGGTACAGAATATAGTGGTCCGGCTGCCGCAGTAAGAGGTGCATTTGAAGGAAAGGCGGTGATTATTTGCAATCGCAGCGAAAGCGATGCCGATGCGGTAGAATGGGTTGAGAAAATGTACCAGAAAATAGGCATGCGCGTGACAGATATGGATGCACGTGCGCATGATTTACACGTGGCTTATGTAAGTCATATCTCTCATATAACCTCATTCGCACTGGCTAATACTGTATTGGAAAAGGAAAAGGTGGAGAGCGCTATTTTCCAGATAGCATCAGCAGGTTTTGAAAGTACAGTGCGTCTGGCAAAAAGTAACCCGGCTATGTGGGTGCCTATTTTCCTGCAGAATAAGGAAAATATACTGGATGTATTATCAGAGCATATCGACCAGCTTACAAAATTTAAAGATTATATCGCTAATAGTGACCAGGAAAACTTACAGTCGTTAATAGCGGATGCTAATAAAATAAAAAGAATCATCAAATAA
- a CDS encoding pyridoxal phosphate-dependent aminotransferase, which yields MEVAKRLQGVGEYYFSQKLREIDELNKQGKNIVNLGIGSPDLPPHPDVVKVLFGEAQKPNVHGYQNYKGSPVLRKAFADWYQHWYGVALNADTEVLPLIGSKEGIMHICMTYLNEGDAVLVPNPGYPTYRSNVTIAGGVCIDYDLKEENNYQPDFEAIEAADLSKVKLFFVNYPQMPTGQQPDKQVFEKLIAFARKHSILIVHDNPYSFILNEEPTSLLSIEGAKDVVIELNSLSKSHNMAGWRVGVLCGAAERINEVLRFKSNMDSGMFLPLQLAAAKALTLGKDWHDEVNAIYRERREKVFQLLDLLGAVYSKNQVGMFVWAKIPAGYKDGYAIADDVLYKANVFITPGGIFGSAGDEYIRISLCGSVERFDEAIKRIKAGL from the coding sequence ATGGAAGTAGCAAAAAGATTGCAGGGGGTAGGAGAGTATTACTTTTCTCAGAAACTGCGGGAAATAGATGAGCTGAATAAGCAGGGAAAGAATATTGTGAACCTGGGTATTGGGAGTCCCGATCTTCCCCCACACCCGGATGTGGTAAAGGTATTATTTGGAGAAGCCCAAAAACCTAATGTGCACGGTTACCAGAATTATAAAGGGAGCCCCGTTTTAAGGAAGGCGTTTGCTGACTGGTACCAGCACTGGTATGGGGTAGCATTAAATGCAGATACAGAGGTTTTGCCGTTGATTGGGAGTAAGGAGGGCATCATGCATATTTGTATGACCTATTTAAACGAGGGCGATGCGGTTTTGGTGCCCAACCCGGGATATCCTACTTATCGCAGTAATGTGACGATTGCCGGAGGTGTTTGTATCGATTATGACCTGAAGGAAGAAAATAATTACCAGCCGGATTTTGAAGCTATTGAAGCGGCGGACCTGAGCAAGGTAAAATTGTTCTTTGTGAATTACCCGCAAATGCCCACAGGTCAGCAGCCGGATAAGCAGGTGTTTGAAAAGTTGATCGCCTTTGCGCGTAAACACAGTATTTTGATTGTACATGATAATCCGTACAGCTTTATCCTGAATGAAGAGCCCACCAGTCTATTGAGCATTGAAGGTGCAAAGGACGTTGTTATTGAATTGAACTCTCTAAGTAAGTCACATAATATGGCCGGCTGGCGGGTAGGTGTTCTTTGTGGTGCTGCCGAAAGAATTAACGAAGTACTTCGTTTTAAGAGTAATATGGATAGCGGTATGTTCCTGCCTCTGCAGCTGGCTGCTGCGAAAGCTTTAACATTGGGTAAAGACTGGCATGATGAGGTAAACGCCATTTACAGGGAGAGAAGAGAAAAGGTTTTTCAATTACTGGATCTGTTAGGCGCGGTGTATTCGAAAAACCAGGTGGGCATGTTTGTATGGGCTAAAATACCGGCGGGTTATAAAGATGGTTATGCAATAGCAGACGATGTGCTATATAAAGCGAATGTGTTTATTACCCCAGGTGGTATTTTCGGAAGCGCGGGCGATGAGTATATAAGAATTAGTCTTTGTGGATCGGTGGAACGATTTGATGAAGCAATTAAAAGAATAAAAGCAGGGTTATAA
- a CDS encoding prephenate dehydratase, with the protein MVPKADSSQEQTVSKPNSTPHMAIQGFEGCFHQQAANHFFNKNVTVECCTTFKDVMAAAKDAERTDGCIMAIENSIAGSILANYNLIQGSNLKIVGEVYMQIHQNLLVNHGVTLEDIKEVHSHTMALQQCYEYLDQYKWKLVESDDTALSAKHIAQYKSKHTAAIASSLAAEIYDLNVIAPKIQTLKKNYTRFLVLKRPEDIEEPQTGNKASINFQTIHKEGALARVLGVMAIHKVNMSKLQSFPIPGSEFKYQFHADLEFDNIKTFERVIEKLKPLTEAIKIYGIYNKGIWK; encoded by the coding sequence ATGGTGCCAAAAGCTGACAGTTCGCAGGAACAAACCGTAAGTAAACCAAACAGCACGCCTCATATGGCGATCCAGGGCTTTGAAGGATGTTTTCATCAGCAGGCCGCCAATCATTTTTTTAACAAGAACGTAACGGTGGAATGTTGTACCACTTTTAAAGATGTGATGGCTGCAGCAAAAGATGCCGAACGTACAGACGGCTGTATCATGGCTATTGAAAATTCCATAGCGGGCAGTATCCTCGCCAACTACAATTTGATACAGGGCAGTAACCTGAAGATCGTGGGAGAAGTATATATGCAGATCCACCAGAACCTGTTGGTAAACCACGGTGTAACGCTGGAAGATATAAAAGAAGTACACTCGCATACCATGGCCCTGCAGCAGTGTTATGAATACCTGGACCAGTACAAGTGGAAACTGGTAGAGAGTGATGACACCGCTTTAAGCGCCAAACATATTGCTCAATATAAAAGCAAGCATACTGCCGCTATCGCCAGCAGCCTGGCGGCGGAGATCTATGACCTAAATGTTATTGCTCCCAAAATACAAACCTTAAAAAAGAACTATACCCGTTTCCTGGTTCTTAAAAGGCCGGAAGATATTGAAGAACCTCAAACCGGGAATAAAGCGTCGATCAATTTTCAGACGATTCACAAGGAAGGGGCGCTGGCAAGGGTTTTAGGAGTGATGGCCATACATAAAGTAAACATGTCGAAGCTGCAAAGCTTCCCTATTCCCGGTTCAGAATTCAAGTACCAGTTTCATGCAGACCTTGAATTTGACAATATAAAAACTTTTGAAAGGGTAATTGAAAAATTAAAACCATTAACAGAAGCTATTAAAATTTACGGCATTTATAATAAAGGCATATGGAAGTAG
- a CDS encoding DUF92 domain-containing protein has translation MQYSGLSCMMMHPDFRIFLLVILSGMVASVVFKKLTPPAAITGGILSCCIYAGAGFAGITLMAAFFVLGVLATSWKLDQKISEGLAEAQKGKRTAAQVFANAGMAAITGLITWILPELRPDAPLIIAACFASATADTISSELGNVYGKRFYHILSLKKATGGANGVISLEGTLAGCTGSCIISVIYAFWQGWSIDLLFIVIAGTLGNFIDSILGATLENTGYISNNAVNFFNTCAAAVFILILNLMRS, from the coding sequence ATGCAGTACAGTGGCCTATCTTGCATGATGATGCACCCCGACTTCCGGATATTTTTACTGGTTATATTGTCAGGTATGGTGGCCAGTGTTGTGTTTAAAAAATTAACACCACCTGCTGCCATAACCGGCGGTATATTGAGTTGTTGTATTTATGCGGGAGCGGGATTTGCAGGCATTACCCTGATGGCTGCTTTTTTCGTTCTGGGTGTACTGGCCACCTCGTGGAAACTGGATCAAAAAATATCGGAGGGGTTAGCTGAAGCTCAAAAAGGTAAAAGAACCGCGGCACAGGTTTTTGCCAACGCGGGTATGGCAGCTATCACGGGCCTGATCACCTGGATACTTCCTGAGTTAAGACCGGATGCCCCATTAATTATTGCGGCCTGCTTTGCATCTGCTACGGCTGATACCATATCCTCCGAACTGGGAAATGTGTACGGTAAGCGTTTTTACCATATACTATCCTTAAAAAAAGCTACCGGGGGCGCCAATGGTGTTATCAGCCTGGAGGGCACGCTGGCAGGATGTACCGGGAGTTGCATCATTTCAGTTATTTATGCCTTTTGGCAGGGCTGGAGCATTGATCTGCTCTTCATTGTCATCGCCGGCACCTTGGGTAATTTTATCGATTCCATTTTAGGAGCTACCCTGGAAAACACCGGGTATATCAGCAATAATGCGGTCAATTTTTTCAATACCTGTGCTGCAGCTGTTTTTATATTGATTCTGAACTTAATGAGATCATGA
- a CDS encoding DUF4294 domain-containing protein, whose product MKTLWKYCFCALTATAFVWHTRAQTAPPADSVRIPPRPSMQEIMKDWGPNDLTKIGAIWYGTDYNSFKMLPFTEEENVWISKLPPAKLEQVKKEYNRLRNAVYVCYPYARIAGNTINQINLEAEKLDKKKDKKALIKAKEKELKKQFADPLTNLSVYQGKVLMKLINRQTGNNCYEILKEYKGGLNARLYQTVAFFYGGSLKQDYNLKDNFDRDIENFVREIDASWYNNPYQNPAYIRQ is encoded by the coding sequence TTGAAAACCCTTTGGAAATATTGTTTCTGCGCACTAACTGCTACAGCTTTTGTATGGCATACCCGTGCGCAAACGGCTCCGCCGGCCGATAGCGTGCGTATCCCTCCGAGACCCAGCATGCAGGAGATCATGAAAGACTGGGGGCCTAATGACCTTACCAAAATTGGCGCGATCTGGTACGGAACCGACTACAACTCATTTAAAATGCTGCCTTTTACCGAGGAGGAAAACGTATGGATATCCAAACTCCCCCCGGCAAAACTGGAGCAGGTGAAAAAAGAATATAACCGGCTGAGAAATGCCGTATATGTATGTTATCCTTATGCCCGCATTGCCGGCAATACCATTAACCAGATCAACCTGGAGGCAGAGAAGCTGGACAAGAAAAAGGACAAAAAAGCACTGATAAAGGCGAAAGAAAAGGAACTCAAAAAGCAATTTGCAGACCCGCTGACCAATCTTTCGGTATACCAGGGGAAAGTACTGATGAAGCTGATCAACCGGCAAACCGGCAATAACTGCTACGAAATTTTAAAAGAATACAAAGGGGGGTTGAATGCCCGTTTATACCAAACCGTTGCTTTCTTTTACGGAGGCAGCCTGAAGCAGGACTATAACCTGAAAGACAATTTTGACCGTGATATTGAGAACTTCGTAAGAGAAATTGATGCCAGCTGGTATAACAACCCCTATCAGAATCCTGCATATATCAGGCAATAA
- a CDS encoding chryseobasin-related MNIO class RiPP peptide, with amino-acid sequence MKLEKSLLIMIAAAVTIGVAAPSCSKEKMEKKREEKKAAKEREKALLYGCPGCGMG; translated from the coding sequence ATGAAATTGGAAAAGTCACTGCTTATTATGATTGCTGCAGCCGTAACAATAGGAGTAGCTGCCCCGTCCTGTTCTAAAGAAAAAATGGAAAAGAAGAGAGAAGAGAAGAAAGCTGCAAAAGAAAGAGAAAAAGCTTTGCTATATGGATGCCCTGGTTGTGGAATGGGTTAA
- a CDS encoding multinuclear nonheme iron-dependent oxidase, with product MPEIFSSIACNLDNDILAACLPLFESEKVEAIEWAFDTIFSKEVIPAWFTELLQAYSSQGRLIGHGVFFSLFSGNWSKEQENWLLKLKALSKQFRFDHITEHFGFMTGSDFHKGAPLSVPLTASTMRIGIDRLQRIQDACNCPVGLENLAFACSAEEVKRHGSFLLELIESVNGFIILDLHNFYCQSHNFNIPFDTLIKYYPLDKVREIHISGGSWEPVSVQPARTIRRDTHDDAVPETVFGFLEKTLPRCPNLKFVVLEQLGNGLTTPESRLQFQKDFYRMRAIVQSAQKNKKDGSPDPFLPPMGQRVFSTPTEDPLLGLQQQELSDIFENAESVNDAIRLLKRSSLAQSAWKIEYWDEAMLETAINIAQKWKNGFD from the coding sequence ATGCCTGAAATTTTCTCATCCATTGCCTGTAATCTGGATAATGATATACTGGCGGCCTGCCTCCCGCTTTTCGAGTCTGAAAAAGTAGAGGCTATTGAATGGGCTTTTGACACCATTTTCAGCAAAGAAGTTATACCCGCCTGGTTTACCGAACTATTGCAAGCCTATAGTTCGCAAGGCAGGCTTATAGGGCATGGCGTATTTTTCTCGCTTTTTTCAGGCAACTGGTCTAAAGAGCAGGAAAACTGGTTATTAAAGCTTAAAGCGCTTTCGAAGCAGTTCAGGTTCGACCATATCACCGAGCATTTTGGTTTTATGACGGGTAGCGACTTCCATAAAGGAGCTCCCCTAAGCGTCCCTCTTACTGCTTCTACAATGCGTATAGGTATAGACCGGCTTCAACGCATCCAGGATGCCTGCAATTGCCCGGTAGGTTTGGAAAACCTCGCTTTCGCCTGTTCTGCTGAAGAAGTAAAAAGGCATGGCTCTTTTTTGCTGGAACTAATTGAAAGTGTTAATGGCTTTATTATCCTTGATCTTCATAATTTTTATTGCCAGTCTCACAATTTTAATATTCCTTTTGACACATTGATAAAGTATTACCCCCTGGACAAGGTTAGGGAAATACATATCTCCGGAGGTAGTTGGGAACCGGTATCTGTACAGCCAGCAAGAACCATAAGAAGGGATACTCATGATGATGCCGTTCCTGAAACGGTTTTCGGATTTCTTGAAAAAACGCTCCCGCGATGCCCCAATTTAAAATTTGTAGTATTAGAACAGTTAGGCAACGGGCTCACTACACCCGAAAGCCGCCTGCAATTTCAAAAAGATTTCTATCGAATGCGAGCAATTGTCCAGTCAGCTCAAAAGAATAAAAAAGATGGGAGCCCTGATCCGTTTCTCCCCCCCATGGGACAGCGAGTATTTTCCACTCCCACTGAAGACCCTTTATTAGGCTTACAGCAACAAGAGCTCTCCGATATTTTTGAAAATGCTGAAAGTGTAAACGATGCTATTCGCCTGCTAAAGCGTTCTAGCTTAGCACAATCGGCGTGGAAAATAGAATATTGGGATGAAGCCATGCTGGAAACAGCGATCAATATTGCTCAAAAATGGAAAAACGGTTTTGACTAG